The Terriglobus roseus region TACACGATGAATGGTGTGCACTACGCACGCGAAGTGTTCGCGTCGATTCCTCAGCAACTCATCGTTATGCGGATTTCGGCAGATAAGAAAGGCGCGATCAGTTTCCACGCCAGCATGGATAGGCCTGATGACTTTGCGACCCGCACGCAAGGCAATGACACGCTGGTGTTGCGGGAAGGCGCAAAACACGAAGGGCAGATTCACTTTGCTGGTGAGACAAAGTTCATTGCCTTTGGAGGCACTGTGAACGCGGACGGCAAAGAGATTGTCGTAGCGGGTGCAGACACTGTCACGGTGCTGATTGCTGCAGCGACGGACTTTAAGGGCGGCCCGTTTGCAGGTGGCGATCCGGAGCAGCAATGCCAGCAAGTATTCCGTAGAGCAGCCGACCTGACATTCCTTGCCATGTTTGGGGCTCAGCAAGCGGTGTATCAACCCGTTTACCGGCGTATGTCGCTTCAGTTGGGTTCGAGTGATGCCGCAATCGCATCGATACCTACGGATGAGCGAGTGAAGCGCGTTAGTGCTGGGGCCGACGATCTTGGATTGCAGCAGCTTTACTTTCAGTTCGGTCGTTATCTGTTGATCAGTTCCTCGCGCCCGGACGGCCTGCCTGCAAACCTGCAAGGACTTTGGGCGGCAGGCGTTAACAATCCGTGGGGATCGAAGTACACCATCAACGTGAACACGGAGATGAATTACTGGCTTGCCGAACCTGCCGGACTCTCAGACACGACCGTACCGTTGATCAACCTCATCGACATGGTGCGTACGCCATCGAGTGGAAGCGGAACCCAGGTTGCGCAGAAGTACTACAGCGCGCGTGGCTTTGTGGTTCATCACAATACTGATCTATGGGGCGATGCAGAACCCATCGATGGGTATCAATACGGCATCTGGCCGATGGGCGGCGCGTGGCTGGCGTTGCATGCTTGGGAGCACTACGCCTTCACGTTGGACAACGCATTTCTGAAGCAGCGTGCATGGCCCATCTTGCATGATGCGTCGCAGTTCTATCTGGACTACCTGACTAACGATGGCTCAGGACACCTGGTTACAGGGCCATCGTTATCGCCAGAGAACAAGTACAAACTGCCGGATGGTAAGTCGCATTCGTTGACCATGGGGCCAACCATGGACATGGAAATTGTTCGTGAACTCTTCACACGCACGTTAGATAGCGGACGTGTGCTGCATGAAGACCCTGCATTCCTGAAGCAGGTTGAAGATGCTCGAGCGAAACTACTGCCATTCCAGGTGGGCAAGTTGGGCCAGTTGCAGGAGTGGCCGTTGGACTACACAGAAGATGCTCCGGGGCATCGCCACATTTCGCATCTGTGGGCTTTGTTTCCGGGCACGCAGATTTCGTTAGCGCACACACCGGAACTTGCGAAAGCAGCGCGCGTCACGCTGGAACGTCGGCTTGCGAATGGCGGTGGGCAGACAGGATGGTCGCGCGCCTGGGTAGTCAATTACTGGGACCACCTGCACGAAGGTGAGAAGGCATACGAGAGCCTGCAGGTGCTGTTCCGGCAATCGACCTTCCCCAATCTGATGGACACGCATCCGCCAGGAGTCTTCCAGATTGACGGCAATCTTGGGGCAGCTAATGGAATGCTTGAAGCAATTCTGCAATCGCGCTGGATAGAGGATGGCGCAGAGTTGGAGTTGCTTCCTGCATTGCCGCGACAGTGGAGCTCCGGTTCAGTCAGCGGTCTGCGTGTACGGGGCGGTGCAAGCGTAGACATGCGTTGGGTCAACGGCAAGATCATCGCTTTGCGAATCCATGCAGACGGAGATACGAAGCTGCAACTGTTATTACCGACAGGAAGTACTGTTGCGGAAGTTATAAGTCAGGGTAGAAAAGTTGCTCTAACAGCAGGTGCACTGTCAGTGAAGAGAAATCAATCGTACGAAGTGAAAATTCAATAAACATAGACGAAGCCCCGCAAGGGGCTTCACTCTTTCGCATCTAACGAGACTTGCCGGTCGCGTACCGCTTGCTGCGCAATCGCACAAGGGAACGTATGCTGTTAGCAACGGATCGGCTGGTCCGTGTATGGTTCTGGCGGCGAACTATCTCCGCCCTTCGTAAACGGTCCCTTTTTCTGTGAAGGAGTTTCGAATGTCCGGTACCACCCCCAGCACTCCCCTTGAACAAGATGAACTGAGCAAGATTCATGCTTATTGGCTGGCCTGCAACTATCTTTCCGCAGGCATGATTTATTTGCGCGACAATCCATTGCTGCGCGA contains the following coding sequences:
- a CDS encoding glycosyl hydrolase family 95 catalytic domain-containing protein, with protein sequence MLWYRQPAPIWDHALPIGNGRLGAMVFGGANTGANNGDLQDAKENAALMDGSQTSAADEHLQLNETSVWQGSRADRLNPKGRESFLEARKLLLESKGTDGEKIAAAEKIAQEGMLGVPIKMPGYSTLGDLYLRATNAQPVSDYRRELDLQTGVVRVTYTMNGVHYAREVFASIPQQLIVMRISADKKGAISFHASMDRPDDFATRTQGNDTLVLREGAKHEGQIHFAGETKFIAFGGTVNADGKEIVVAGADTVTVLIAAATDFKGGPFAGGDPEQQCQQVFRRAADLTFLAMFGAQQAVYQPVYRRMSLQLGSSDAAIASIPTDERVKRVSAGADDLGLQQLYFQFGRYLLISSSRPDGLPANLQGLWAAGVNNPWGSKYTINVNTEMNYWLAEPAGLSDTTVPLINLIDMVRTPSSGSGTQVAQKYYSARGFVVHHNTDLWGDAEPIDGYQYGIWPMGGAWLALHAWEHYAFTLDNAFLKQRAWPILHDASQFYLDYLTNDGSGHLVTGPSLSPENKYKLPDGKSHSLTMGPTMDMEIVRELFTRTLDSGRVLHEDPAFLKQVEDARAKLLPFQVGKLGQLQEWPLDYTEDAPGHRHISHLWALFPGTQISLAHTPELAKAARVTLERRLANGGGQTGWSRAWVVNYWDHLHEGEKAYESLQVLFRQSTFPNLMDTHPPGVFQIDGNLGAANGMLEAILQSRWIEDGAELELLPALPRQWSSGSVSGLRVRGGASVDMRWVNGKIIALRIHADGDTKLQLLLPTGSTVAEVISQGRKVALTAGALSVKRNQSYEVKIQ